Proteins co-encoded in one Waddlia chondrophila WSU 86-1044 genomic window:
- a CDS encoding VIT1/CCC1 transporter family protein, whose translation MTGTNPAHFEGKEAIGHVAEAQAKGLISSTEIHGAEIPGHISAGADSARETAIAFFAIWLILFQTQVDFYVSMKILAIFSLSWAIWKAGRSAWLAWSRLERMHRVVEQERWEIQHHRKQEKEELTELYRAKGFEGKLLKDVIEVLMADDEKLLKVMVEEELCLSLGTHEHPLKQALGAFIGAAAASLVCLTGFWILPQLGVGIGSAASLTVSAALSAYYEGNRMIPAVCWNLGLGVAACGTAYFLFDYVT comes from the coding sequence ATGACTGGCACAAATCCAGCACATTTTGAAGGGAAAGAAGCAATTGGGCATGTCGCGGAAGCCCAAGCTAAAGGGCTGATTTCTTCTACGGAAATCCATGGAGCAGAAATCCCGGGGCATATTTCAGCAGGAGCGGATTCCGCCCGGGAAACAGCAATCGCTTTTTTTGCGATCTGGTTGATACTATTCCAAACACAGGTCGATTTTTATGTTTCAATGAAAATCCTTGCCATCTTTTCTTTGAGCTGGGCAATCTGGAAAGCCGGCCGAAGCGCTTGGCTGGCTTGGTCCAGGTTAGAGCGGATGCACAGGGTTGTCGAACAGGAACGATGGGAAATTCAACACCACCGCAAGCAGGAAAAAGAGGAGCTTACAGAACTTTATCGAGCGAAAGGATTTGAGGGAAAACTGTTAAAGGATGTGATCGAGGTGTTAATGGCAGATGATGAAAAGCTGCTGAAAGTCATGGTAGAAGAAGAGCTTTGCTTAAGCCTTGGCACCCACGAACACCCTCTCAAGCAAGCTCTTGGCGCTTTTATCGGAGCTGCGGCCGCTTCATTGGTTTGTTTAACAGGATTTTGGATCCTTCCACAGCTAGGCGTAGGGATCGGAAGCGCAGCTTCTCTTACGGTCTCCGCCGCCCTTTCCGCTTATTACGAAGGCAATCGCATGATTCCGGCAGTTTGCTGGAATCTTGGCCTAGGTGTTGCCGCTTGCGGCACAGCCTATTTCCTTTTTGATTATGTAACTTAA
- a CDS encoding heavy metal translocating P-type ATPase — protein sequence MSTSTEPSIQPLIFEQFFELGQEETLSPFITPNSRDWSAHLTLKSAILAAFLLLISFILSFFPAWVPFSHLTLIGVYFLAGIPSLIEALEDLANFEVNIDILMTLAAFSSIFIGSGMEGGLLLVLFALSGSMEDAVRSKATSAINSLHKLSPTTAFVVQEDGTAVEKSIKEIAVGCLIRVKAGQIVPLDGLVKKGRSSVNLVHLTGESIPVPKSIGDEVPAGAQNIDGAISMEVTRTSNDSTLARIIELVTQAQDAKPKLQRWFDAQSRRYAISIILLAFIFAASFPFLLQIPFLGTEGSLYRALAFLIAASPCALIIALPIAYLSAISICARNGILMKGGVALDALASCKAIAFDKTGTLTTGELTCEPIESIAPSSQEKRQRALEIAAALEQNAIHPIARSIVSYAEEQKIRPAELAEFQSIPGFGLKGKVEEGEVFLGRPEYLIDKLPADKSGPLKTRMEDVQSKGEMLAVLSCGSDLFLFRFHDTVRPELKKTLDMLKSRWNLLIVMLTGDHENSARRVAEELGIDQWRAHLRPEDKLSAVSEISQSKGLAMVGDGINDAPALARSTVGVCMGQVGTTAAMDASDIVLLHDNIEMLSWLYGKAKKTQAIVKQNFLLATGAIIFASLPALFGIVPLWMAVILHEGGTILVGLNALRLLRK from the coding sequence ATGAGCACTTCCACAGAACCGTCGATTCAACCACTGATCTTTGAACAATTTTTTGAATTGGGACAGGAAGAAACCCTAAGCCCTTTCATTACTCCCAACTCCAGGGATTGGAGCGCGCATTTAACTCTGAAGAGCGCCATTCTTGCCGCTTTTCTGCTTCTAATCTCGTTTATCCTCTCTTTTTTCCCCGCTTGGGTTCCTTTTTCCCACTTAACTTTAATCGGCGTTTACTTCCTTGCCGGAATTCCCTCTCTCATCGAAGCGTTGGAAGATCTAGCCAATTTTGAAGTGAATATCGATATCTTGATGACGTTGGCGGCCTTTTCTTCCATCTTTATCGGAAGCGGCATGGAAGGGGGATTGCTGCTCGTGTTGTTTGCTCTTTCAGGATCGATGGAAGACGCCGTTCGTTCCAAAGCCACCAGCGCCATCAACAGCCTTCATAAACTTTCTCCAACGACAGCTTTTGTTGTGCAAGAAGATGGAACAGCGGTAGAAAAGTCGATCAAAGAGATCGCGGTTGGCTGTTTGATCCGCGTAAAAGCAGGGCAAATTGTCCCTCTAGACGGTCTTGTAAAAAAGGGACGCTCATCAGTCAATCTTGTACACCTGACAGGAGAAAGCATCCCTGTGCCTAAATCCATCGGGGACGAGGTGCCGGCAGGCGCTCAAAATATCGATGGCGCCATTTCGATGGAGGTGACTCGCACCAGCAACGATTCAACGCTTGCGCGGATCATCGAACTCGTCACGCAGGCGCAAGACGCCAAACCCAAGCTGCAAAGATGGTTCGACGCGCAAAGCCGTCGTTACGCGATCAGCATCATCTTACTAGCCTTTATTTTCGCAGCCTCCTTTCCCTTTCTTTTACAGATCCCCTTCCTTGGGACTGAAGGCTCTCTCTATCGAGCACTTGCATTTCTTATCGCGGCATCCCCATGCGCTTTGATCATCGCGCTTCCTATTGCCTATCTAAGTGCAATCAGCATCTGCGCACGGAATGGAATTTTGATGAAAGGGGGCGTCGCACTGGATGCTCTGGCCTCTTGCAAAGCAATCGCGTTCGATAAAACCGGGACGCTGACGACAGGCGAGTTGACATGTGAACCGATCGAAAGCATTGCTCCAAGCAGCCAGGAAAAAAGGCAGCGGGCGCTTGAGATTGCCGCAGCTCTTGAGCAAAACGCGATCCACCCCATTGCCAGATCGATTGTCTCCTATGCTGAAGAGCAAAAAATTCGTCCCGCAGAGCTTGCAGAGTTTCAATCGATTCCGGGATTCGGGCTGAAGGGAAAAGTGGAAGAAGGGGAAGTTTTTCTCGGACGGCCCGAATATCTCATCGACAAGCTGCCGGCAGACAAAAGCGGCCCTCTGAAAACGAGAATGGAAGATGTGCAGTCAAAAGGGGAAATGCTCGCTGTCTTAAGCTGCGGCAGCGACCTTTTTCTTTTCCGTTTTCATGATACGGTTCGACCGGAATTGAAAAAAACACTAGATATGCTAAAAAGCCGATGGAATCTCCTCATCGTTATGTTGACAGGCGACCACGAGAATAGCGCCCGCCGCGTGGCGGAAGAACTGGGAATCGACCAGTGGCGTGCGCACTTAAGGCCTGAAGACAAACTTAGCGCAGTTTCGGAAATTTCTCAATCCAAAGGGCTTGCTATGGTTGGCGATGGCATCAACGACGCCCCTGCCCTAGCCAGGTCAACTGTCGGCGTCTGCATGGGGCAGGTGGGAACGACAGCTGCAATGGACGCTTCCGATATCGTCTTGCTTCACGACAATATAGAGATGCTAAGCTGGCTCTACGGCAAAGCAAAAAAAACGCAGGCGATCGTCAAACAAAATTTCCTTCTGGCAACAGGAGCCATCATTTTCGCAAGTCTTCCGGCACTGTTTGGCATCGTCCCTCTTTGGATGGCTGTTATCCTGCATGAAGGAGGAACAATTTTAGTCGGACTTAACGCCTTGAGATTATTAAGGAAATAG